The Candidatus Poribacteria bacterium genome contains the following window.
GGTATAGATCTCCGTACGTATGATGCCCTGATTGCAGGAGGCAATGATGGTGCTATTGTCATTGCAGGCAATGCGCGAAGGAGCGAACTGGTCGAACAAATTGTTGAGGGCGAAATGCCGCCTAGCGGTCCACCTTTGCCGGCAGCTCAGATCCAACTCATCATTGATTGGATTAATGAGGGAGCCAAGAACAACTTGAATAATGGAACAGAGGACAAGCCTCCGATTCCCCCAGCAGATTCGTTCCCATCCCCGGACGTTAATCGGGATGGAGTCGTGAATATTCTAGATCTGATACAGGCTGCCCTTCAATTCGGACAAGTTAGCACTCATCTCGCCGGAGATGTCAATGGCGACGGGACCGTGGATGTGGCCGATTTAATACTTATCAGCGTGAATTTAAGCGAAAACGCTGCAGCACCTGCGCTACCTGTTGAGGATTCAAACCCAACTGCCAATTATCACCCATCAAGTGTCAAGCGTCAATTCCAAGCCCTTGCAGCTTTAGAATCACTGGCAATCCCCTCACGTGAGGCACGTCTTGCCCACGACATGCTCAAAGCGTGGTTATCCCACATGAAGCCGTTGATCACGGAAACGAAATTGCTGCCAAACTATCCCAACCCGTTCAATCCCGAAACGTGGATACCCTACCAGCTAGCAGAGGCTGCCTATGTAAAAATTCACATTTATGATGTCGCTGGATATCTGGTAAGGACGTTGGATCTGGGCACCAAACCTGCCGGCAATTATATGTCACGGGAACAAGCAGCATATTGGGATGGCCGCAATGACATGGGGGAAGGGGTCAGCAGCGGGGTGTATTTCTACACGCTAGTGGTAGGGGATTATCAGACGACGCGCCGGATGATCGTTGCGCGATAAAATCAATCGATTTGCAAACTCCTAATACTGTGAACGAGCGAGGTCAGAAACTTTGTTCGCAGAGCTACGGTATATTGCTTTGAATCCCGATCTATCAGGGCGGCGTGTGTCTACTGCTTTTCAATGTCTGCCTATTTATATAATTCACTATAAATGGCTCTGTGTATTTCCTCAGCTACTATTGCCTGCTTACCTACTATGTGTTATAATCGCAGAAGCACTTAAATATTGTGAGGGCCAAATTCATGATTAAATCCC
Protein-coding sequences here:
- a CDS encoding T9SS type A sorting domain-containing protein, whose translation is MPPSGPPLPAAQIQLIIDWINEGAKNNLNNGTEDKPPIPPADSFPSPDVNRDGVVNILDLIQAALQFGQVSTHLAGDVNGDGTVDVADLILISVNLSENAAAPALPVEDSNPTANYHPSSVKRQFQALAALESLAIPSREARLAHDMLKAWLSHMKPLITETKLLPNYPNPFNPETWIPYQLAEAAYVKIHIYDVAGYLVRTLDLGTKPAGNYMSREQAAYWDGRNDMGEGVSSGVYFYTLVVGDYQTTRRMIVAR